The DNA window GGAGTGGGTATTGCCTCCATTACCGATCTTCAGCTCAATTTTGTTGGCACAATCCTCTCTCTACTAGCCATTATTACAACTTGTGTTGGACAAATTGTATCCTCTTACGATTTCGTCTAGTTAAGTTATTTCCAATAATAGCCGTCTGtaatttataacaaaatatttgGTCTCATAACCTTGAAAATCgaataattaaataacatgGTGTTGGACTAATTATATCTTACTTACTGGTCCAAGTACTATATGCAATGTGCACTGACGGTAAATAAGAACTTTACATCATAACAAACATGATCATTTGATAACCTGAGAAATAGAATTGAATATTTACTTGATATATAGTCATTTAACTTAAAAGTTATCTTCCAATTATTATAGCCtagattattaaattatttttgttttcacaaataatgtaattttctttgtttccaAAAGAATGTCAATGGTTATTTCATGATTTGACTTGACCCCTAGAATTCAGCTCACAAATACAATTCAAAAGAGGCTCAACATTTCATCTACACAATTATTGTACCAATCAGCCCCTTTCCAAGCAGGTATTCTATTTGTGACAGGCCCTTTGGTGGATCAATTCCTTACCAACAAGAATGTTTTTGCTCACAAATACTCCAATGTTGTATTGGTAAGCAAAACCCTAATCCCATTTTTCTTATGCGTAGTATAATGTGTATGTTCTACCTATAAATTATTTGTTACCGATAATAGGTTAAAGTACACTAATAACGTAGAAATGTTTTACATTATCGGTTTTACATTATCGGTGTATATcaaataaattcaagaaaacttacttttattaaaatttttatggAAACATTCTTAGAAAACTCGTGATTTTATGGAAATTCTTTTAGAATGAGAAGATGGATCATGAGTGGAGCTAGGATACCATACGAGGGTTTATCTGAACTccctttattaaaaaaattacactcacacatataaaaaatattttttgtgtatatatagtaaatGTTGAATTCTTTTAAGTGTTTTCCTATGTTTAGAATTTACttagtgaaaattctgattTTGCCGTTCAAATGAATGATGTTGTAGGGCTTCATATTGTTGTCGTGCTTGATTGCTGTGTCAGTGAATTTCAGCACATTTTTAGTGATTGGGAAGACATCACCAGTGACATACCAAGTGTTAGGTCACTTAAAAACATGCCTTGTTCTAGGATTTGGCTATACACTGCTGCATGATCCCTTCACATTAAGAAACATTGTTGGTATACTTGTTGCCATTGTTGGCATGGGATTGTATTCCTATTTTTGCACACATGAAACTAAAAAGAAACAGCCTGGAGATCATTCTTCCATTTCTCAAGTAAGAATATCTCCCtctatttctcttcttttttttttaccactTTCAACTTTTATACATTACTGGTGGTTTAGTTGATTAGAGTCATACACGTATTAATAATATTGCATGCAAAATTTAGTTATTCATAATAACCAAAGTCCTACTTAGTGTGCTGAGTTTTATACAAATTAGAAactaaaaaactataaaatatgGGAGTATTAATTATGCGAATTATTTTAATAGATGAATTCCTAAAGAGCAAGCGAATGACCCTAAcagtcaaaaatatatttatctaaaaagtatgaaataATTTTCAGCTACAAACAtgttaaaatatactaaaagtGTACTTTTGTTCATGAGTTATATGATtgcattttgtttttttggtaatattgaTTTTGTTATATCATCTCAGGGTAAAGAGAAAGATACTAGTACCCCACTACTGGGTGGGAAGGATGGTTATCAAGATAAGGAAAATCATGAATCTAAGAAGTTATCCAAGGACtcacttgtttaaattttagagTTGAAATGAggatgtataaaataaaataaaaaaactgaaTTTGGACACATTCAATGGATGGAAATGATTTTTGGTTCATTCAATAACATTTCCACAAATTTgttatattagttttttttttttttgcagccAATACAGACTTGTTATATTAATGTATAAAAAGGTTCAGGGAGTTAAATGACGTGATAGCACCACTTACAATCCAtttagaaaaaaacataaaactaaGCAACTTTATAtactaacaaaatataaaactcTGCTAAATTATGTGCTACTATGTTCCAAGATCTTGGAATCTGCACCACATTGACCTCTTCAATGAACCTCATAAGTTTTCTATTGTCTTCAGAAGTAGTCCCTATTTCCTATGAAACTATAGTTCTTGGTAGTACCATACCTATCATAGTTTCCGCATCTAATAAGACTTGCACTTTTGATCGGCCCTTTTCACTAGCATTTTTAATGTACGAAATGCAATTGTTTCACCGGTGATGGTTTTTCCAACATATCGAATTGGCGTGTCAAATGCTTGAACCAGATCACCAGAGTTAATAATAGCCGTCACACCAACGCTTGTCAtctttgtcacgatccaaaaatgaGCGTGACAACACTTGTCTATTTCCACCGAGACAAGTGAGCCTCAACCCAATGATACGAAACAAAAAATGGAGAGgtaaagcaagaacaagataaaaacGAAAAAAAGTATTCTTTCTATTAACACCACAAGACCTGATTGTCACGTTTACAAGCCACTAAtgtaaatacataatttaaaagataaatacaagtctcaagTCTTTGTTTCTCAAGTAGAACAAAGCATAAAGTAAAGGAACAAGAGGGCCCACAGACAAGCAGAAGAAgtagaaggagaaggagaagaagaaggagaaggagaaggagaagaagaaggagatcaCATGGGTCCGGGCTtggaacctacacaagtgtagaagaatagagtgagtaccaacaacaTGGTACCCATCAAGCACGCTAATAAACAAGGCAACCTAGCTAGAAATCGATTACTTATTTCATCCCAActgaacctcctcaaactacaacctcCATAGAAATCAGCCCCACCTAACAGTTCTATAAAGCAAGCATACAAGGCTCAATACTCATAGTTCAAAAGTCACAAGTCAACAACCAACACATATCAAGTAGCACTATATAAAACGTGATCTTTAGTGGCAATTTATTAATGATAATAAGTTAATTACcgctaaaaacatatttttaatggcatttagcactctttgtaaatgtccctaaagcctatagCGACACTGGATCCAATTacaattaactaatgccggtaaaaTTTTTatcactctttgttaatgtgtatatttattgccgctaaagattgtttttgttatagtgtAGTTTAATCACACGTATCAAGTACATCAACCACAATTAACAAGTTTGTCAAtcataagcatcaaaatgcaTCAAAACACAATGATTAATTCTTGCCGAAACCCTTTCCCATTAGCTTTATGCCATATCACTAACCGTAACCATTTTCTATTGGCTTTATATCATTTCACTAGCCAAAACCATTTTCCATTAGCTTTATATTATTTCACTGAACAGAATCATTTTCCTTCGGTTTTATAAATCATTAGCCGAAACTATTTCTCATCGATTTTATATCACATAACTAGCCAAAACTATTTCTCATCGACTTTATATCAATTCACTAGTCGAAACCATTTCCCATTAGCTTTATATCAAACGTCTCATCACGATATTTAACAATCAATGCACACAAATAATATCACACCACACAAAAGAGACAACAATTCATACAATTCAAGTCCACTTTCATGCATTCAAGCAATTCATTAGTTAATCAAATAGGGGCCACAACAACACAATTCACCATTTAGCATTATCATCACGGAGATTTTTCATTTATCCCCTTTTTGTTGTTAACATTAATCAAGTGGAGCAATAAACCTTTACTTCAATCCCAATTACTCTCCAACACACATACAATGAAGAGAAGTAAACAATTCTATAGATTACAAAGTTTAAGAGATCACTTGCATTAAACCAATCAATTAATCAACCCAATGTTTACGTTTTCTCCTTCCGAATCACCTCCAAATATACACAATCTATAACAATCaagtattcacaataaatttcCGTTAACAACCATATCCACATCAACAACCTTGCAAAATGGatcaatcaactcaaaatccGATTTCAAAAGGGAGGTTTCCATAAGAAAATTAATActtgaaaaatgatatttaaggCTTCAGGAACTCACTGGTGAAAACCATTTAGAAAAAGGAATCAAAatctgtaacacctcggatctCAAAATGGAGAAAATCCTAGTTTTTTAGAAACTGGTGCCAGTACCAATGGAACCACCCATGGACCATAGGTAGAACCACCAATCGTAGGTGGGGTTCCGTCATTAAGGTCCAAAATTTGATGGTCTCTAATCCCACCCACGGTCGACCAGTACGGTCCatggttggacctacggaccataggtctaaccgtaggtgagggtcaacaGCCAATTGGAGGAAAATAGTTGTTGGATCAACTTGAaacggtcatatcttttagcataAAATAAATTAGGTGGTCCATgatctatcaaattaaagataattgaatcctctttccaacaccacctagtttgctaaaatccaagcttggagtaaaaagttatattGGTTTTAGTGAAGTCTCTTCGGGTAGACCAAGAACCACAACCCAAGTCGATGGTTGGTAGTTCAAACGACGGTTCGTCGGTCCCTCCGTAGATGGACTTCGTTAGCTTTTAAGTACACcgtttgatgcctaaactacgCCCTTTTACTCAGAATAAGTTTAATAACCTAGTCCTTCATTCTCCAAATCATCCAAATTAGAacagaaagaagagaaagaggcgtCAATTTCTTTTAAGAACAagcaacaatgttcttcaagtttcagccCCGAAATCCAAATGATTTCTCCGTGgatttcatcaccaggtatgtgagatttcaccaGTGGATTTCTTTCACCTACTAGGTCTCTAAAATTCAAACAGTTTCTTGATTCTACATAgctgtttagacctagggtttgtGAAATCTTGGAGAATTATTATGATTTCAGTTGCCATAATATCCATAAtctaaataacatgttttctaGGAAACATTGCATAATTCCTTGTataaaactcagaaccctagtttgtgtaagttttattagttcatgaattatacttgttAGGTCAGTTAATAGAAAATCATGCTTCAGTTTTTGAATGTCACATTCTCAGTATATAAATATTGCATTCTTAGTTAGCATGTCAacattttgagctattcagtatttcagttacattttagtcatatacatattcagttgggagttgacttagcaccgagttggactagggttcagcatacctttatagtcccaaaactacgtgcccaCGTAGGATAATAAGTCCTCTTTGTTGGGCatcaaatttagtgatcacgtaAGTCATGTCTTTATATCCCTGGCAAGGTacattgggtcctctcgatgagggGTATACATCGGACTATATGTTTAGCTAACATGGTTTATGTCgcttaatagtagctcccacagtcagactcttagtgcattgaccaggttttcagcaTTTATATCAGTTTACAGTTCAACATGTTaccttcatgattagtacttggtcattggaTTCAGTTTagcttttcagttatgttttagtatttatattctttttctgATTATCTCATTGCTctgttatgctttgttcagcttAATAtttatatcctgcatgctcagtacattgcaagtactgacacatactctgcgctacatccttttatgatgtaggttcaagtacTCAGCATCGAGATTATGCTTACATCGATTCTCGGTCCACATTCAACAGTTTTAGTAGCGAGTCCTCATATTCCGAGGACAATAGATATGCCTTCATTTTAGTCTTTGTTTTCAGTtctgttagagttagctggggggatgtcccagcaactcaactcagttagaggcttttctgACATAGTAGCAGATTCAGCTTGAGTTGTTTAGTGGTTGTTTCAGTTACCACTaaactctttttttatatattattattattcagactagttgggttTGTTCCTCTTCAGATATCTATTGATTTAGTTTCCGCTTAGTTCATGTTTACTTAGTTATATCCAGTATGTTCATCATATGCCAGAATCAGGATTAGCTTGGAGTCACtggtgatcctaggtcccgtgttacgtcaatGGGGTAGCCtcgggagtgacaaacttggtatcagagcattaagTTCAaaagtcctaggatgtctaaaatctgcactaagtagagtccctTTAATGAGTGTGCAGCGCGCCACACCTATGAgggggaggctacgaagtgttctaagaaaaacttcactttctttgctATTCTTATCATGCGTGAGGTATGATCAAACTTCTTCCttctaatccatcgttatgcGTTTTAGATTATGCTTTCTTGTAGAGCTAACACACGTAATGCTAATGCACACAATGTTAATGCAGCTCCTTCAGTCCTGAACCATGAGGTTACGAATGTAGAATTTCAGAATGTGATTCAGTTCTTAGCTCAGATTGTGGCCAATCAGAACAATCAGCAACACAAATGGTGAATCAGTTGCATCTAGGGTTCAAGACTTTGTTCATATGAATCTGCCAGAATTTCTAAGGTCAAAcgttggtgaggacccacaaaacttTATTGGTGAGGTTAAGGAGATTCTTGGAGTAATGCAAATGACTAGTACTGGGAGTGTTGAGCTATCATCCtatcaacttaaggatgtggtcCATATATggttcactcagtggaaagacaaCAGGGGTGCGGATGCAGTTCCTGTGACTTGGGATTGTTTTACTGGAGCTTTTCTAGACAGGTTCTTCTCAAGAAAGTTGAGGGAGGCTAAAACTTAGGAGTTTATGAACTTGAGGCAGGGTAAATGTCAGTCCAAGAATACGGACTGAAGTTCACTCAACTCTCCAAGTATTCTCCACACATGGTTGTCGATCCAAGGGAAAAAATGAGCAAGTTCTTATTTGAGATTTCTGATCTGGTGAAGACCGAGTGTAGGAATGATATGCTTTTAGGGGATATGGACATTTACAGGCTAATAACTCAAGCtcaacaggttgaggaagataagcttagggaaatggCTAAGGATAACAAAAAGGCCAGAAcagaaaattatgaattttcACAGCAAAAGTCAGGCGGTGGGAATCGCTTAGAGTTTCAGCAAAGGTCTACAGCCCCAACACCTTCATCAACTAGTGCTCCATCCCCTTGGTTTCAATAGATcaaaaaggtagggcatcaggcccTAAGTCTCAAGGGAGTACTTCAGGTAAGAAGACtttcccaacttgtccaaagtgtggtaagaaccatctgcGCGAGTATCTTCCAGGCAGGGAAgggtgctttgggtgtggtcagtcttaccataggttgaaggattgcCCTTCTGCCAGGCAGGGGTAAGGAGATCACAACTATAGGGCTCAATCTACATCTCCAGCAGCACCAGTAGGTCGCTCAACTCAGCAGGGTGTTTCATATAGTACAGGTGGCGGTCAGCGCTAGAACAAGTTGTATACTCTCCAGGCTCGCCAGGACCAGGAAGGTTCTCCTGATTTGGTCGCTGGAACGTTACAAGTCTTTCATTAAGATGTTTTTTGCATTATTAGATCCAGGGCTACACTATTTTTTGTAACTCCCTCTATAGAAGTAAACTTCGGCGTCAGTCCAGAAACCCTCTCAGTCCCTACTCTAGTTGGTGACCCAATTATAGTTAGatgggtatacataaattgccctATCAAAGTTTCTCAGAAAGTCTCCTCAGCAtaccttgtagagttagaaatggtataTTTTGATATCATTATAGGCATGTATTGGTTGTATTCCTTTTAtacctcagtcgattgtagaactaggatcattcgatttcagtttccaaacgagCCAGTGTTAAAATGGAAGGGaagtagctcagtgcctataggtcaatttatctcttaccttaaggctaggAAGATGATCTCTAACGGGTATAGCTATAATAttgtttgggttaaggattcaaactccgaaaccacaaattttaagtcaatccctatagtaaatgagtttctagaagtgtttccagaagatcttcccggagtttatcccaaaagggaaatcaacttcGAAATAGATCTCCTCCCAGATATCCAGCCCATTTTTATTCATCCTTACAGAATTGCTCTAGTTGAGCTTAAGAAATTGAAGGaatagttgaaagacctt is part of the Solanum stenotomum isolate F172 chromosome 8, ASM1918654v1, whole genome shotgun sequence genome and encodes:
- the LOC125874501 gene encoding UDP-xylose transporter 1-like, with translation MGEKTSFQLGVVGALFLSVASSVSIVICNKALMSNLGFPFATTLTSWHLIVTFVTLHVALKFNLFENKPIDMKTVILFGILNGISIGFLNLSLGFNSIGFYQMTKLAIIPFTVLLETIFLKKQFSRNVKFSLLILLLGVGIASITDLQLNFVGTILSLLAIITTCVGQILTNTIQKRLNISSTQLLYQSAPFQAGILFVTGPLVDQFLTNKNVFAHKYSNVVLGFILLSCLIAVSVNFSTFLVIGKTSPVTYQVLGHLKTCLVLGFGYTLLHDPFTLRNIVGILVAIVGMGLYSYFCTHETKKKQPGDHSSISQGKEKDTSTPLLGGKDGYQDKENHESKKLSKDSLV